In Nostoc sphaeroides, the genomic window CTAACTAACGTTCAGCAAACAAAAGCTGTTCTGTATATAAGGAAAAATAATTATGCTTCAGTCTCAAGAGATTCACCTTGCGCCGTCATTAGTCGTATCTGTATCTGAGAGTCACAAAAGCGTTGCTGCAACAGAACTGCGGCCTTGGGGTTCTTTTACTATTTTGGAAGAAAAGCCAGGCTACAAGATTAAACGGATTGAAGTGAAGCCCGGTCATCGCCTTAGCTTGCAAATGCACTACCATCGTAGCGAACACTGGATTGTTGTTTCTGGTACAGCAAAAGTCACTTGCGCTGATCAAGAAGTATTGCTAACTAACAATCAATCTACTTATTTACCCCAGTGTACGAATCATCGTCTAGAAAATCCTGGTGTAGTTCCCCTAATCTTAATTGAAGTTCAAAATGGAGAATACTTAGGAGAAGATGACATTGTTCGGTTTCAAGACGATTACGCCCGTAATAGAGCCTAGTATCATTTTTGAGTGAATTTAGCGGGACTCTCGCCAGTCC contains:
- a CDS encoding cupin domain-containing protein, with translation MLQSQEIHLAPSLVVSVSESHKSVAATELRPWGSFTILEEKPGYKIKRIEVKPGHRLSLQMHYHRSEHWIVVSGTAKVTCADQEVLLTNNQSTYLPQCTNHRLENPGVVPLILIEVQNGEYLGEDDIVRFQDDYARNRA